A DNA window from [Chlorobium] sp. 445 contains the following coding sequences:
- the katG gene encoding catalase/peroxidase HPI: MADQSLAGTTATHTNGATNGASKCPFTGHLKHGAGAGTRNRDWWPNQLKLNILRQHSSLSNPMDPSFNYAEEFKTLDLQAVKKDIFDLMTQSQDWWPADYGHYGGLFIRLAWHSAGTYRIHDGRGGASSGAIRFAPLNSWPDNANLDKARYLLWPVKKKYGRKLSWADLIILAGNCALESMGFKTLGFSGGRVDVWEPEEDIYWGSETEWLGDHRYVGDRQLEIPLAAVQMGLIYVNPEGPNGKPDPLAAARDIRETFGRMAMNDEETVALIAGGHTFGKAHGAADPSKYVGPAPAGASIEEQGLGWKNTFGKGNAEHTITSGLEGAWTRTPTQWSHDYFKHLFEYEWELTKSPAGAWQYKPKNGMGEGTVPDAHDPSKRHAPFMLVTDYALRVDPIYEKISRDFYEHPEKLADAFARAWFKLTHRDMGPRTRYLGPEAPQVDFIWQDPIPPVTHPLIDENDIAALKKKILSSGLSISELVSTAWASASTFRSSDRRGGANGARIRLAPQKDWEVNNPAQLAKVLQTLERIQQEFHTTSGDKRVSMADLIVLAGCAAVEQAAKNAGFEMKVPFTPGRGDALQEQTDIESFAVLEPLADGFRNYLKEGVSAPAEELLIDKAELLSLTAPEMTVLLGGLRVLNANYDHSQHGVFTKRVGALTTDFFVNLLDMSTVWHPTSEAKYFFEGRDRKTGALKWTATRVDLIFGSNSELRALVEVYACDDAHEKFVRDFIAAWNKVMNLDRYDLHFN; the protein is encoded by the coding sequence ATGGCAGATCAATCTCTTGCAGGCACCACAGCTACGCATACAAATGGTGCTACCAACGGCGCAAGCAAGTGCCCATTCACAGGTCATCTCAAACATGGTGCAGGCGCTGGTACACGCAATCGTGACTGGTGGCCGAATCAGCTCAAACTTAACATTTTGCGCCAGCATTCCTCGCTCTCTAACCCCATGGATCCATCATTCAATTATGCTGAAGAGTTTAAGACGCTTGATCTTCAAGCGGTCAAAAAAGACATCTTTGATTTGATGACGCAGTCTCAAGACTGGTGGCCTGCTGATTATGGTCATTATGGCGGATTGTTCATTCGTCTGGCTTGGCATAGTGCAGGCACGTATCGCATTCACGATGGACGCGGTGGGGCCAGTTCAGGTGCGATTCGCTTTGCTCCACTTAACAGCTGGCCCGATAACGCCAATCTTGACAAAGCACGTTATTTACTTTGGCCCGTCAAGAAAAAGTATGGTCGCAAACTCTCTTGGGCAGATCTGATTATTCTTGCGGGCAATTGCGCCCTTGAATCCATGGGCTTTAAGACCCTTGGCTTTTCTGGCGGTCGTGTCGATGTCTGGGAGCCTGAAGAAGATATCTACTGGGGCTCTGAAACTGAGTGGCTCGGTGATCATCGCTATGTTGGCGATCGCCAGTTAGAGATACCCCTTGCAGCTGTACAGATGGGTCTGATTTATGTTAATCCTGAAGGACCAAACGGCAAACCCGATCCGCTCGCTGCTGCTCGTGACATTCGTGAAACCTTTGGTCGAATGGCGATGAACGATGAAGAAACGGTTGCGCTTATTGCAGGTGGACATACCTTTGGTAAAGCACATGGCGCAGCAGACCCCAGCAAATATGTCGGTCCTGCACCTGCCGGTGCCAGTATCGAGGAGCAAGGTCTCGGTTGGAAGAATACCTTCGGCAAAGGCAATGCAGAGCACACCATCACCAGCGGTCTGGAAGGCGCTTGGACACGCACACCGACGCAGTGGAGTCACGACTATTTCAAACATCTTTTCGAGTACGAGTGGGAACTCACCAAGAGTCCAGCCGGCGCTTGGCAATACAAGCCTAAGAATGGTATGGGCGAAGGCACCGTTCCTGATGCACATGATCCTTCGAAGCGTCATGCACCGTTTATGTTGGTTACGGACTATGCGCTGCGTGTCGACCCGATTTATGAAAAAATTTCACGCGATTTCTACGAACATCCAGAAAAGCTTGCCGACGCTTTTGCACGGGCTTGGTTTAAGCTCACACACCGCGATATGGGTCCACGCACACGCTATCTTGGTCCTGAAGCACCGCAAGTTGATTTTATCTGGCAAGATCCGATTCCTCCCGTTACACACCCGCTCATTGATGAAAACGACATTGCTGCCTTAAAGAAAAAAATTCTCTCTTCCGGTCTCTCTATTTCTGAGCTTGTCTCAACCGCTTGGGCATCGGCATCCACCTTCCGCAGTTCAGACCGACGTGGTGGTGCAAATGGTGCACGCATTCGCCTTGCCCCGCAAAAAGATTGGGAAGTCAATAACCCTGCGCAACTTGCTAAAGTCCTGCAAACCCTCGAGCGTATTCAGCAGGAGTTCCACACGACAAGTGGTGACAAGCGTGTCTCAATGGCGGACCTCATTGTCTTAGCTGGATGCGCTGCTGTAGAACAAGCTGCAAAAAATGCTGGCTTTGAGATGAAAGTTCCCTTCACGCCCGGACGTGGGGATGCTCTGCAAGAGCAGACCGATATCGAATCCTTCGCTGTGCTCGAGCCGCTTGCCGATGGATTCCGTAACTACCTCAAAGAAGGTGTTAGTGCACCAGCTGAAGAATTACTCATTGACAAAGCGGAGTTACTCTCGCTCACGGCACCTGAAATGACCGTGCTGCTTGGCGGTTTGCGCGTACTCAATGCAAATTATGATCACTCACAACATGGTGTCTTTACGAAGCGTGTCGGCGCTTTGACTACAGACTTCTTTGTCAATTTGCTTGACATGAGCACCGTCTGGCATCCGACTTCAGAAGCTAAATACTTCTTTGAAGGACGTGATCGGAAGACGGGCGCGCTCAAATGGACAGCCACGCGTGTCGATCTAATCTTCGGCTCAAATTCCGAGTTGCGTGCTCTCGTTGAAGTCTATGCATGCGATGATGCACATGAGAAGTTCGTACGTGATTTTATCGCTGCATGGAACAAAGTGATGAACCTCGACCGCTATGACTTGCACTTCAATTAA
- a CDS encoding ABC transporter ATP-binding protein, which yields MGKAHTKRYLPIRDEINSMRIIEARALTKIYGKVRAVDEATFHVQQGQVFGFLGPNGSGKTTTIGMLLGIINASGGEIWLFETRDLNAARRRIGATLETPNFYPYLSGYDNLRIVAKIKGATEAQIQAALELVELSSRQKDKFSTYSLGMKQRLAIAAAALSNPELIILDEPTNGLDPEGIRDVRRIIKSLAAAGKTVFLSSHLLSEVEQTCTHIAIIKKGKILKQGSLREIVSNNLFALIRSEDMTALKSVVSQYDKFVSATTEPDGLLVELADNDLAALNRFLFEKGISLSHLASRQQTLEEAFLELTEAQS from the coding sequence GTGGGAAAAGCGCATACCAAGCGTTATCTCCCGATTAGAGACGAAATCAATTCTATGCGAATCATTGAGGCACGCGCACTGACCAAGATATATGGTAAAGTGCGTGCGGTCGACGAAGCGACTTTCCATGTGCAGCAAGGACAAGTCTTCGGATTCTTAGGTCCTAATGGCAGCGGTAAGACGACGACGATTGGCATGCTCCTTGGCATCATCAATGCTTCAGGCGGCGAGATTTGGCTCTTTGAGACACGCGATCTTAATGCGGCACGACGTCGCATTGGAGCAACACTCGAAACCCCGAATTTTTATCCCTACCTTAGCGGTTATGATAACCTTCGCATTGTGGCTAAAATCAAAGGCGCAACAGAGGCGCAAATTCAAGCGGCGTTAGAATTGGTCGAGCTTTCAAGTCGGCAGAAAGATAAATTTTCAACCTACTCACTTGGCATGAAGCAGCGACTGGCGATTGCTGCCGCAGCACTATCCAACCCCGAGCTCATCATCTTAGATGAACCCACCAACGGTTTAGACCCGGAAGGCATCCGTGATGTGCGTCGCATCATTAAATCGCTTGCTGCCGCCGGCAAAACGGTGTTTCTCTCAAGCCATCTGCTGAGCGAAGTCGAGCAAACCTGCACGCACATTGCAATCATCAAAAAAGGCAAAATTTTGAAGCAAGGCAGTTTGCGTGAGATTGTCAGCAATAACCTCTTTGCGCTCATTCGTTCGGAGGATATGACAGCGCTCAAATCTGTGGTCAGCCAGTATGATAAATTCGTTTCTGCAACTACAGAACCCGATGGGCTATTGGTAGAACTTGCAGACAATGATCTTGCAGCCCTCAATCGTTTCCTATTCGAGAAAGGTATCTCACTTTCACATCTTGCATCGCGCCAACAAACACTCGAAGAAGCCTTCTTAGAACTGACTGAAGCACAATCCTGA
- a CDS encoding serine--tRNA ligase, translating into MIDLKLIRESPDTVKAMLAARQMPSEVSKVDELLALDQRRRAMVAEADSLKALRNKVSDEIAAIKKNKGNAEDKIAEMKGVSDKIAALDSEIRANEAAQEAILLALPNMLHESVPIGKDASENKVYKEVLEHQRQFDFPVKDHLQLGKALGILDFERGAKITGAGFPVYVGKGATLERALINFMLDTHISKHGYTEVFPPFFVNQASLRGTGQFPKFVGQVYRVGYDEQERYEESGLQLFAIPTAEVPVTNLHREETLRAKDLPIKYAAYSACFRSEAGSYGKDVKGFLRVHQFNKVELVKFTLPESSYDELESLRADAEAILEALKLPYRVLLLCSGDIGANAAKCYDLEVWSPAEQRFLEASSCSNFEAYQARRAMIRFKRDEKSKPEFVHTLNGSGVATSRLMVSLLENYQTKDGKVIVPEVLRPYTHFDVIE; encoded by the coding sequence ATGATAGACCTTAAACTCATCCGTGAATCCCCCGACACTGTCAAAGCCATGCTTGCTGCAAGGCAGATGCCCAGCGAAGTTTCGAAAGTCGATGAACTGCTTGCACTTGATCAGCGCCGCCGTGCTATGGTTGCTGAAGCCGACTCGCTCAAAGCCTTGCGTAATAAAGTCTCTGACGAAATTGCTGCTATCAAGAAAAATAAAGGCAACGCGGAAGATAAAATCGCTGAGATGAAAGGTGTGTCGGATAAAATTGCAGCCTTAGATAGCGAGATTCGTGCCAACGAAGCGGCGCAAGAAGCCATTTTGCTTGCACTCCCAAATATGTTGCATGAGAGTGTACCGATTGGCAAAGATGCAAGTGAAAACAAGGTCTATAAAGAAGTCTTAGAGCATCAACGCCAGTTTGATTTCCCTGTTAAAGACCACCTGCAACTTGGTAAGGCGCTGGGCATTTTAGATTTTGAGCGTGGTGCAAAAATTACAGGCGCAGGATTTCCGGTCTATGTCGGCAAGGGCGCTACACTGGAGCGTGCGCTTATCAATTTCATGCTCGACACGCATATCTCAAAGCATGGCTACACGGAAGTTTTTCCACCGTTCTTTGTCAATCAAGCCTCGCTGCGTGGCACAGGACAATTCCCGAAGTTTGTCGGACAAGTCTATCGTGTTGGCTACGATGAACAAGAGCGATATGAGGAGAGTGGACTACAACTCTTTGCGATTCCAACTGCGGAAGTGCCCGTTACCAACCTGCACCGCGAAGAGACGCTCCGAGCTAAAGACTTGCCTATCAAATACGCAGCGTATTCAGCTTGTTTTCGCAGTGAGGCTGGCAGCTATGGTAAAGATGTCAAGGGCTTTTTGCGTGTGCACCAGTTCAATAAAGTTGAATTGGTAAAATTCACGTTGCCCGAATCATCTTATGATGAACTTGAATCACTGCGTGCCGATGCTGAAGCCATCTTAGAGGCTTTGAAGTTACCGTATCGCGTTTTGCTGCTTTGCTCAGGCGATATCGGCGCAAATGCTGCAAAGTGTTACGACCTTGAAGTGTGGTCGCCAGCTGAACAGCGGTTTTTGGAAGCCTCAAGTTGCTCTAACTTTGAAGCCTATCAGGCTCGCCGCGCAATGATTCGCTTCAAGCGCGATGAAAAGTCCAAACCCGAATTTGTACATACGCTCAATGGCTCGGGCGTAGCTACTTCGCGCCTGATGGTCTCGCTGTTGGAAAATTATCAAACCAAAGATGGCAAAGTTATTGTGCCCGAAGTGCTTCGTCCCTACACACATTTTGATGTAATAGAATGA
- the ggt gene encoding gamma-glutamyltransferase encodes MKAILSHLFLSCIFFCTVFLMLSKTLIAQMRPTIAQKAMVVSAQKLASEAGIAILKKGGNAIDAAVATELALAVTHPIAGNLGGGGFMLIRLANGEVYALDYREKAPLKATRTMYLDSASNPLPDKSKIGHLAVGVPGTVAGIVEAHRRFGKLPFKMLVQPAIDLAEKGFLLTRFKAEQLNRFAALFARFEGSRKYFTKGDTSKKWQEGDLFIQKDLAETLKRIRDKGREGFYKGKTAELIIAEMQRGGGLISQEDLDKYEAKWREPIKGNYRGYEVISMSPPSAGGIGLIQLLSFVEPYNLKEMGFQSSETIHLFGEAMRRVYADRVLLGDPDFVKIPVQAMLNKAYLQERWKSFSPDTITPSSAISYGKMLTAESTETTHYSVVDAEGNAVATTTTLNGGFGSFVAVTGAGFLLNNEMDDFSLKPGFANPGIQGYVGLMGSEANSIVPQKRMLSSMSPTILTKDGKLFMVLGTPGGSTIITQVFQVITNVIDFGMNIQEAVSAKRIHHQWQPDDMRYEKDALRKDVIRALERRGWKLRELPGYFGAADAIMVGADGLLYGGADPRNEDAAVGF; translated from the coding sequence ATGAAAGCCATTTTATCACATCTTTTCTTGTCATGCATTTTCTTTTGCACGGTATTTTTGATGCTGAGTAAGACGCTCATAGCGCAGATGCGTCCCACCATAGCACAAAAAGCAATGGTGGTATCGGCGCAGAAACTTGCCTCAGAAGCAGGCATTGCGATACTGAAAAAAGGCGGCAATGCGATTGATGCTGCCGTAGCAACTGAACTGGCGCTTGCTGTGACACACCCAATTGCTGGAAATCTGGGGGGCGGCGGGTTTATGCTCATTCGCTTGGCAAATGGAGAAGTCTATGCGCTGGACTACCGCGAAAAAGCCCCGCTGAAAGCCACACGCACCATGTATCTGGACAGCGCAAGCAATCCGTTGCCTGACAAAAGTAAAATTGGACACTTGGCAGTAGGCGTCCCCGGCACCGTGGCAGGTATCGTGGAAGCGCACCGCCGGTTTGGCAAACTGCCTTTCAAGATGCTCGTGCAGCCAGCAATTGACCTTGCTGAAAAAGGCTTTCTACTCACACGCTTCAAAGCTGAACAGCTCAATCGATTTGCGGCACTCTTCGCTCGCTTTGAAGGCTCACGCAAGTATTTCACCAAAGGCGACACCAGCAAAAAGTGGCAAGAAGGTGATTTGTTCATACAAAAAGACTTAGCAGAAACACTCAAACGCATTCGCGATAAAGGGCGCGAGGGCTTCTACAAAGGCAAGACCGCTGAACTCATCATTGCAGAAATGCAACGCGGCGGTGGACTAATCTCACAAGAAGATTTAGACAAGTATGAAGCAAAGTGGCGAGAGCCTATCAAAGGAAATTACCGTGGCTATGAAGTCATTTCAATGTCGCCACCCAGTGCAGGAGGCATTGGGCTCATTCAGTTGCTCTCATTCGTTGAGCCTTACAACCTTAAAGAAATGGGCTTCCAAAGTTCTGAGACTATTCATCTCTTTGGTGAAGCGATGCGACGCGTTTATGCCGATCGAGTATTGCTCGGCGATCCAGACTTTGTCAAAATTCCTGTGCAAGCCATGCTAAACAAAGCATACTTGCAAGAGCGTTGGAAATCGTTCTCACCCGACACCATCACGCCAAGTTCTGCAATCTCATACGGTAAAATGCTCACGGCAGAATCCACTGAAACGACACACTATTCTGTAGTGGATGCTGAAGGAAATGCTGTGGCAACGACAACCACACTCAACGGTGGGTTTGGCTCGTTTGTCGCTGTAACAGGTGCAGGGTTTTTACTCAATAACGAAATGGATGATTTTAGTTTGAAACCCGGCTTTGCAAATCCGGGCATTCAGGGCTATGTGGGATTGATGGGCAGCGAAGCCAATAGCATTGTACCACAGAAGCGAATGCTGAGTTCAATGTCGCCCACAATCCTAACAAAGGATGGCAAACTCTTTATGGTGCTTGGTACACCCGGCGGTTCTACAATTATCACGCAAGTCTTTCAAGTGATTACAAATGTGATTGATTTTGGAATGAACATTCAAGAAGCAGTCAGTGCAAAACGCATTCATCACCAATGGCAGCCTGACGATATGCGCTATGAAAAAGATGCACTGCGCAAAGATGTCATTCGTGCTCTTGAACGGCGAGGCTGGAAGTTGCGAGAATTGCCCGGTTACTTTGGTGCAGCTGATGCCATCATGGTCGGTGCAGATGGCTTGCTGTATGGCGGTGCAGACCCCAGAAATGAAGATGCCGCAGTCGGATTTTAA
- a CDS encoding methyltransferase type 12: MEYIACPISEATDFDVRYEVPNRFEVAKGDEWHIVVSRASGLAMLNPRPPQSEIAKFYEALDYDPFISLKHAASLQDKVYKFIRRFISLRYKARAVLKRMQFEANQTYNVLEIGCATGDFLLELRRQSPASLNLMGIEVSEKAARYARQENELNVSQGELLTVDVSEQQDLIVMWHTLEHIHRLNETLDKIYTLLKPNGTFMTAMPNLDSLDAAHYGKYWVGLDAPRHLYHFTPKSFAALLKKHGLAIVDMHGLVLDSYYNALLSEQLCAAVKGKAGGMLTLLKALFWGSLAAIHGVTPEVASSVCYYVRKIR, encoded by the coding sequence ATGGAATACATTGCTTGTCCGATTTCAGAAGCCACTGACTTTGATGTGCGTTATGAAGTGCCGAATCGCTTTGAGGTGGCAAAAGGCGATGAATGGCATATAGTGGTATCGCGCGCGTCAGGGCTTGCAATGCTCAACCCGCGCCCACCACAAAGCGAGATTGCAAAATTCTATGAAGCGCTGGATTACGACCCTTTCATCTCACTCAAACACGCAGCATCGCTGCAAGACAAAGTCTATAAGTTTATCCGACGGTTTATTTCACTGCGCTACAAAGCACGTGCGGTGTTGAAACGGATGCAATTTGAGGCGAACCAAACTTACAACGTGCTCGAAATTGGTTGCGCAACAGGCGATTTTCTCTTAGAACTGCGTAGGCAAAGCCCTGCCTCACTGAATCTGATGGGCATTGAGGTGTCAGAAAAAGCTGCACGCTATGCGCGTCAAGAAAACGAACTCAACGTGTCTCAAGGCGAGTTGCTGACAGTGGATGTCTCAGAACAACAAGATTTAATCGTGATGTGGCATACGCTCGAGCATATTCATCGATTGAATGAGACGCTCGATAAAATTTATACGCTGCTCAAGCCAAATGGTACTTTTATGACAGCAATGCCAAACTTGGATAGTCTGGACGCTGCACACTATGGTAAGTATTGGGTTGGACTTGATGCACCGCGTCATCTGTATCACTTCACACCGAAAAGTTTTGCAGCACTTCTCAAAAAACACGGTCTTGCTATTGTAGATATGCACGGGCTAGTGCTGGATAGTTACTACAATGCTTTGCTAAGTGAGCAACTTTGTGCAGCCGTGAAAGGCAAGGCGGGAGGTATGCTTACGCTGCTGAAAGCGCTGTTTTGGGGCTCGCTGGCGGCTATTCACGGAGTTACACCTGAAGTCGCCTCCAGCGTCTGTTACTATGTGCGTAAAATTCGCTGA
- a CDS encoding N-methyl-L-tryptophan oxidase, translated as MKRREFLLGVLGSTLLLPTSTTVGKKPRYDVAVIGLGGMGSAVAYQLAKRKVKVCGIEQFGIAHQEGGSHGETRIIRKAYFEHPDYIPLLNRAYELWRAFEAESGQTLFVQNGLVMAGPIEDPNIKGTLQCYEKYSSLPHEILSVAEAQKRFPQFAFRDGDTIIYDPIGGSLMVEKAIQTYIDAARKSGATLFFNEPLQAWKAHREGFEIQTQRQKIYAKQLILTTGAWLKPLLAELNIKLDIWRKCLFWYRSSALATARKLSEHDFSNEKMPNFYMATALGAFYGLAAASARGVKIGEHIRNESVATPKDTKRPVDSSDESPFLTFIQTAFSCSTPERSAAATCMYDMSPDGNFIIDEHPNYKGLFFAGGFSGHGYKFASLIGEIMAELALEGRTSQPINFLRLSRFS; from the coding sequence ATGAAGCGACGAGAGTTTCTTTTGGGAGTACTGGGCTCTACTCTTCTTCTGCCTACAAGCACGACAGTTGGCAAAAAGCCACGCTATGATGTGGCTGTAATTGGCTTGGGGGGAATGGGAAGTGCAGTCGCCTATCAGCTGGCGAAGCGTAAGGTAAAGGTATGCGGTATTGAGCAATTCGGTATTGCTCATCAAGAAGGCGGCTCGCATGGTGAGACGCGCATCATTCGTAAAGCCTACTTTGAGCATCCAGACTATATTCCCTTGCTGAATCGTGCTTATGAACTCTGGCGCGCCTTTGAAGCAGAGTCGGGGCAAACACTCTTTGTGCAAAACGGCTTAGTGATGGCTGGTCCGATAGAAGACCCGAATATCAAAGGCACACTGCAGTGCTACGAAAAGTATTCGAGCTTGCCGCACGAGATTCTGTCCGTCGCTGAAGCACAGAAGCGTTTTCCACAATTTGCTTTCCGTGATGGCGATACAATTATTTATGATCCTATTGGAGGAAGTTTGATGGTAGAGAAAGCCATTCAAACCTACATTGATGCAGCTCGCAAAAGTGGAGCCACACTTTTTTTCAATGAACCGCTGCAAGCATGGAAAGCGCATCGTGAGGGCTTTGAGATTCAAACACAGCGTCAAAAAATTTATGCCAAGCAGCTGATTCTAACAACGGGAGCATGGCTCAAACCGTTGCTGGCAGAACTGAACATCAAACTTGACATTTGGCGCAAATGTCTGTTTTGGTATCGCTCTAGCGCGTTAGCGACGGCGCGCAAACTTTCTGAACATGATTTTTCAAACGAGAAGATGCCAAACTTTTACATGGCAACAGCATTAGGAGCCTTCTACGGTTTGGCAGCCGCCAGTGCACGAGGAGTCAAAATTGGTGAGCATATACGCAATGAATCAGTGGCAACACCCAAAGATACTAAGCGCCCAGTTGACAGCAGCGATGAATCGCCTTTTCTGACTTTTATCCAAACTGCTTTTTCCTGCAGCACCCCAGAGCGCAGTGCAGCGGCAACCTGCATGTACGACATGTCGCCCGATGGAAACTTCATCATTGATGAACATCCAAACTACAAAGGCTTATTTTTCGCTGGTGGGTTTTCAGGACATGGCTATAAGTTTGCTTCACTCATCGGTGAAATAATGGCAGAGCTTGCCTTAGAAGGACGGACCTCACAACCAATTAACTTCCTGCGTTTGAGTCGTTTTTCCTAA
- a CDS encoding transporter, with translation MENDSRYAVAQHSLRQIWPFGRQATLFLLSIAIGFLVVWLAPADQLGKPALYTLFMLAVAVSLWITEAIPPFAVGILIMAYLVFAMGSLKAEGVPVDVMQYVNTWSSPVIWLMLSGFFISEGMRRTCLDRVIFSFALKSFGNAAPRLLMGMMLMTAVLSAIMSNTATTAMMIAAILPFLNRAQKENMLSKDLLLGIPAAASLGGMITIIGSPPNAITVGALATNHINVSFAEWMLYGLPIALIFLAASWFLLSRSLVSQTIEISLPTPSSQEHAKLMRLPRWTVGITLVVTLLLWMTSTLHKIHVAAVGAIPIVVLTMSGIIRAKDLRALAWDSLMLVAGGLSLGLAIEKSGLAQYAASFLRLQDVNPYLVILLLGYVTTLVSNVMSNTAAASVLIPVGALLSPEHALQTGMVIGLCASTALLLPVSTPPNAIAFSTGLLEQHDFRRLGGFLALFGPPVITLWVALVTTMF, from the coding sequence ATGGAAAACGACTCCCGCTACGCTGTCGCACAACATTCCTTGAGACAAATCTGGCCCTTTGGGCGACAAGCCACTTTATTTCTGCTCTCAATTGCCATCGGCTTTCTTGTGGTTTGGCTTGCGCCTGCTGATCAACTCGGCAAGCCTGCACTCTACACGCTCTTTATGCTCGCTGTTGCCGTCTCGCTTTGGATTACTGAAGCCATACCACCCTTTGCAGTTGGCATTTTGATTATGGCTTACCTTGTCTTTGCTATGGGAAGCCTTAAGGCAGAGGGTGTGCCAGTTGATGTGATGCAGTATGTCAATACATGGTCGAGCCCTGTGATTTGGCTTATGCTCAGTGGCTTTTTCATTTCCGAAGGCATGCGACGCACATGTTTGGATAGAGTCATTTTTAGTTTTGCGCTCAAATCTTTTGGCAATGCTGCGCCTCGCCTGCTTATGGGCATGATGCTGATGACTGCAGTTCTCTCAGCCATCATGTCGAACACGGCAACCACAGCGATGATGATTGCCGCCATTCTTCCGTTTCTCAATCGTGCCCAAAAAGAGAATATGCTCTCGAAAGATTTGCTGCTGGGCATTCCTGCTGCAGCATCGTTGGGCGGAATGATTACAATCATTGGCTCACCGCCGAATGCAATTACTGTTGGGGCACTGGCAACCAATCACATCAATGTAAGTTTTGCTGAGTGGATGCTCTATGGCTTGCCTATCGCACTCATTTTTTTGGCAGCCTCGTGGTTTTTGCTCTCGCGCTCGCTTGTCAGCCAGACAATTGAAATTAGCCTACCGACACCTTCTAGTCAGGAACATGCAAAACTCATGCGCCTGCCTCGCTGGACGGTTGGCATCACACTTGTCGTAACGCTTTTACTGTGGATGACCTCTACCCTGCACAAAATTCATGTCGCAGCCGTCGGCGCTATTCCAATTGTCGTGCTGACCATGAGCGGGATTATTCGTGCTAAAGATTTACGCGCCTTGGCTTGGGATAGTTTGATGCTGGTAGCAGGCGGTCTGTCACTTGGACTTGCTATAGAAAAGTCAGGTCTGGCACAGTATGCCGCCAGTTTCTTACGCTTGCAAGACGTAAATCCTTACCTGGTTATTCTTTTGCTGGGTTATGTTACAACACTTGTTTCAAATGTCATGAGCAATACTGCTGCAGCAAGCGTCTTAATTCCTGTTGGTGCACTGCTCTCACCTGAACATGCCCTTCAAACTGGTATGGTTATCGGGCTGTGCGCTTCAACTGCCCTGCTCTTGCCTGTCTCTACACCACCTAATGCAATTGCTTTCAGCACTGGTCTCTTGGAACAACACGACTTTCGCCGTCTGGGCGGGTTTCTTGCTCTTTTTGGTCCACCTGTTATCACGCTTTGGGTTGCGCTGGTTACAACTATGTTCTGA
- a CDS encoding alpha/beta hydrolase, whose protein sequence is MTPQICTDASPTEKFLLYEREITARLQSRNLRTQRYARYEQSLIQKSHFIRLNGAVHHYHDSHPDAPADMPTIILIHGWDCWWMWWHEVIAYLNQSGVRTIAYDLKGHGWSDEGEDYSLSALSLDLHALVQHLGLKQYHIAAFSLGSFVALNYAQRFEDEISSLTFFNFGIFPNSAQLEKVIPTVIPFIFDKILRKIKIWWLIYAYARLTLARNHTSKENILVGVNSLRFISGKAIRETAKALAKREVTENLPKQIANLSIPVLLVAGKGDQVVSWKHTKALYEYARNGRFELIKKCGHLITLELPKRTAELILSQMQQASPTSSTASLQKTIPTSSKKNL, encoded by the coding sequence ATGACGCCGCAAATCTGCACTGACGCTTCACCCACAGAAAAATTTTTGCTCTACGAACGAGAAATTACTGCACGCTTGCAGAGTCGTAACCTACGCACACAGCGCTATGCGCGCTACGAACAATCGCTCATTCAAAAAAGTCATTTTATTCGACTGAATGGTGCCGTTCATCACTATCACGATTCTCATCCAGATGCACCAGCGGATATGCCTACCATCATTTTGATTCATGGCTGGGATTGCTGGTGGATGTGGTGGCATGAAGTTATCGCCTATCTCAATCAAAGTGGCGTACGCACAATTGCTTATGATCTCAAAGGACATGGCTGGTCTGACGAAGGTGAAGACTACTCTCTCTCTGCACTCTCGCTTGATTTGCATGCGTTGGTGCAACATCTCGGCTTGAAGCAGTATCACATTGCGGCTTTCTCACTGGGTTCATTTGTTGCGCTCAATTATGCACAGCGCTTCGAAGATGAGATTAGCTCACTGACCTTTTTCAACTTTGGCATCTTTCCAAACAGTGCGCAACTCGAAAAAGTTATTCCAACGGTTATCCCGTTTATCTTCGACAAAATCCTGCGCAAGATTAAAATCTGGTGGCTCATTTATGCTTATGCCCGACTCACGCTGGCGCGCAACCATACCAGCAAAGAAAACATCTTGGTTGGGGTCAATAGCTTGCGCTTCATTTCCGGCAAGGCTATCCGTGAGACCGCAAAAGCCTTAGCCAAGCGCGAGGTTACTGAGAACTTGCCAAAGCAAATTGCAAATCTTTCCATTCCTGTTTTGCTTGTCGCTGGCAAAGGCGATCAGGTGGTGAGTTGGAAGCATACCAAGGCGCTTTATGAATATGCACGCAATGGACGCTTTGAACTCATCAAAAAGTGTGGGCACCTGATTACGCTGGAACTGCCCAAACGCACCGCTGAACTAATTCTCAGCCAGATGCAGCAGGCTTCACCTACTTCGAGCACGGCGTCTTTGCAGAAGACTATCCCCACCAGTTCTAAGAAAAACTTGTGA